One genomic region from Acidobacteriota bacterium encodes:
- the purQ gene encoding phosphoribosylformylglycinamidine synthase subunit PurQ, with the protein MKFGVVVFPGSNCDHDAFHAVQDALGQQAAFLWHQSTDLERSDAIILPGGFSYGDYLRTGAIAHFAPIMESVKKFAARGGLVLGICNGFQILLESGMLKGAMLRNRNLRFICRPVHLRVENVDTPFTNALRPGQVLSIPINHGEGNYYVDDETLETLQRRREIVFRYCEADGGLSDRANPNGSLHHIAGICNRSGNVMGMMPHPERACEALLGSTDGRTIFQSAINAISGAYARPKATEAVAPHR; encoded by the coding sequence ATGAAATTCGGGGTAGTGGTATTTCCGGGCAGCAACTGCGACCACGACGCTTTTCATGCGGTCCAGGACGCCCTCGGGCAACAAGCCGCATTCTTGTGGCACCAATCAACTGACCTCGAGCGCTCGGACGCCATCATCCTTCCTGGCGGATTTTCCTACGGCGACTATCTGCGCACGGGCGCCATCGCCCACTTCGCGCCCATCATGGAGTCGGTGAAAAAGTTTGCCGCGCGCGGTGGGCTGGTGTTGGGCATCTGCAATGGCTTTCAGATCCTGCTCGAATCCGGCATGTTGAAGGGCGCGATGCTGCGCAACCGCAACTTGCGTTTCATCTGCCGCCCCGTGCATCTGCGCGTCGAGAATGTCGACACGCCCTTTACCAACGCTCTGCGCCCCGGCCAGGTGTTGTCCATTCCCATCAACCACGGCGAGGGCAACTACTACGTCGATGACGAAACGCTGGAAACCCTGCAGCGGCGCCGGGAGATTGTCTTCCGCTATTGCGAGGCGGATGGCGGCTTGTCGGATCGCGCCAACCCCAACGGTTCGCTGCATCACATCGCCGGCATCTGCAACCGCAGCGGCAATGTGATGGGCATGATGCCGCATCCGGAGCGTGCCTGCGAGGCGCTGCTCGGCTCCACCGATGGGCGCACCATTTTTCAATCGGCCATCAACGCAATTAGCGGAGCGTATGCGCGGCCCAAGGCTACAGAGGCGGTTGCGCCGCACCGCTAA
- a CDS encoding carboxypeptidase regulatory-like domain-containing protein, with product MHSIRKIEFSGSRGVFSGVARACAIALLASSGFLAAPMALVAQNRGTPNVTFPGPSKREQQVMKNLSGQVVQAGPNDQKLGVAQAVVHLKNKKTSEVRTRIAGAEGRFVIRGLDRDTDYEVHAEFQGGVSDKKTVSSFDDRDEVQVTLELKPAN from the coding sequence ATGCATAGTATTCGCAAAATCGAGTTCTCAGGAAGTCGCGGAGTGTTTTCTGGAGTGGCGCGGGCGTGCGCCATTGCGCTGCTGGCCTCTTCTGGCTTCCTCGCTGCACCCATGGCGCTGGTTGCGCAGAACCGCGGAACCCCCAACGTAACCTTTCCCGGCCCGTCCAAGCGCGAGCAGCAGGTCATGAAGAACCTCTCCGGCCAGGTGGTGCAAGCCGGGCCAAATGACCAGAAGCTGGGCGTCGCCCAGGCGGTGGTGCATCTGAAGAATAAGAAAACCTCCGAGGTTCGCACGCGCATCGCGGGAGCGGAAGGCCGCTTCGTGATTCGCGGCCTGGATCGCGACACCGACTACGAAGTTCACGCCGAGTTTCAGGGCGGCGTCAGCGACAAGAAAACTGTCAGCTCCTTCGACGACCGTGACGAAGTCCAGGTCACGCTGGAACTGAAACCCGCCAACTAG
- a CDS encoding amidophosphoribosyltransferase, translating to MFQEQAAKKNVIDDDKFHDECGVMAVYGHPEAANLSYLGLYAQQHRGQESAGIVSSNGRRIWHHKGMGQVAEVFPEDKMRELRGWLAIGHTRYSTAGDTVLLNAQPLIAGFNKGTVALAHNGNLTNARQLRRQLEDSGSIFQTTSDTEVILHLIARSLKKDFESALAESLAQIEGAFSIVLLHGDRIFAMRDPRGFRPLVMGVISRSENLPLGPELGREESYVFASETCAFDLISAKYVGEVAPGEIVRVDAAGPHRFRFAPEAQHSFCIFEHVYFARPDSMLFGRSVNSSRDALGRQLAREAPADADLVVPVPDSGVAAAIGYAAESGLPFQFGLIRNHYVGRTFIEPEQNIRDFGVRLKLNPVRSLLEGKRVVLVDDSIVRGTTSRKIVRIMREGGAREVHLRISCPPTVAPCYYGIDTPNQKELIAANYSVDGIREYVGADSLAYLSLEGLRNAVNDKAGEFCTACYTGNYPTKLTPSNLEALHRR from the coding sequence ATGTTTCAGGAACAAGCCGCAAAAAAGAATGTGATCGACGACGACAAGTTTCACGATGAGTGCGGCGTCATGGCCGTCTATGGCCATCCGGAGGCCGCCAATCTTTCCTACCTCGGTCTTTATGCCCAGCAGCATCGCGGGCAGGAGAGCGCCGGAATTGTCTCGAGCAACGGGCGCCGTATCTGGCATCACAAGGGCATGGGACAGGTCGCCGAAGTTTTTCCAGAAGACAAGATGCGCGAGTTGCGCGGCTGGCTGGCCATCGGACACACCCGCTACTCCACGGCGGGCGACACTGTGCTGCTCAACGCCCAGCCTCTGATCGCCGGCTTCAACAAAGGCACCGTCGCGCTGGCGCATAACGGCAATCTCACCAACGCCCGTCAGCTCCGCCGCCAACTCGAAGACAGCGGCTCGATCTTTCAGACCACCTCGGACACCGAAGTCATTCTCCACCTCATCGCCCGCTCGCTCAAAAAGGACTTCGAATCGGCGCTGGCTGAGTCGCTGGCGCAGATTGAAGGCGCATTCTCCATCGTCCTGCTGCATGGCGACCGCATCTTCGCGATGCGCGATCCGCGCGGCTTCCGTCCGCTGGTGATGGGCGTGATCTCACGCAGCGAGAATCTTCCGCTGGGCCCGGAGCTGGGCCGGGAAGAAAGTTACGTCTTCGCCTCCGAGACCTGCGCCTTCGATCTGATCAGCGCGAAGTACGTCGGCGAAGTTGCTCCCGGCGAAATTGTTCGCGTGGACGCCGCCGGCCCGCATCGCTTCCGCTTCGCGCCCGAGGCGCAGCATTCGTTCTGCATCTTCGAGCATGTCTACTTCGCGCGTCCCGACAGCATGTTGTTTGGCCGCTCCGTGAATTCTTCGCGCGATGCTCTGGGGAGGCAACTGGCGCGCGAGGCTCCCGCTGACGCTGATCTGGTGGTTCCCGTCCCGGACTCCGGCGTGGCCGCGGCCATCGGCTATGCGGCTGAATCCGGCCTGCCCTTTCAGTTCGGGCTTATCCGCAATCACTATGTTGGCCGCACCTTCATCGAGCCCGAGCAGAACATCCGCGACTTCGGCGTGCGCCTGAAACTCAATCCGGTGCGCAGCTTGCTCGAGGGCAAGCGCGTGGTGCTGGTGGATGACTCCATCGTGCGCGGGACAACCAGCCGCAAGATTGTCCGCATCATGCGCGAGGGCGGCGCGCGCGAGGTGCATCTGCGCATCAGTTGTCCGCCCACGGTCGCGCCGTGCTATTACGGCATCGATACCCCCAACCAGAAAGAGTTGATCGCGGCCAATTACAGCGTCGATGGCATCCGTGAATACGTGGGCGCCGACAGCCTGGCCTATCTCTCGCTGGAAGGACTGCGCAACGCCGTCAACGACAAGGCCGGCGAGTTCTGCACCGCCTGCTACACGGGCAACTACCCGACCAAGCTGACGCCCTCCAATCTGGAGGCCTTGCATCGGCGCTAA
- the purL gene encoding phosphoribosylformylglycinamidine synthase subunit PurL gives MSTITPELIEQHQITPEEYSRVLTLLGREPSLTELGIFSVMWSEHCSYKSSRMHLKRLPTRGARVLQGPGENAGVVDLGHGLACVFKVESHNHPSFVEPFQGAATGVGGILRDIFTMGARPVAIMDSLRFGPIVEDRTLSLPGGVPVKITQNRRILRGVVGGVGHYGNCFGVPNVGGETVFEACYQDNPLVNAFALGLARKDELFFAKAEGVGNPVIYVGAKTGRDGIHGASLLASAQFSGADGQQKRPNVQVGDPFLEKLLLEACLEAMHSGRVLGIQDMGAAGLTCSTCEMGGRGGVGVEIEMDLVPQRETGMTAYEIMLSESQERMLLVAERGHEQEVIGIFKKWGLDAVEIGTVIPEPVMRVKEGGKVVAEIPNTALTDEAPVYDRPWAPRSRLEPLDPPAAVKAQFDHARSGEDLALDLVRLLAAPNISSKRWITEQYDSMVRTNTITGPGGDAGVIRIKETGQGLAMALDGNGRYCYLDPRRGARLAVAEASRNVSATGAEPIGGTNCLNFGNPEKPSILWQFSEVIDGITEACEALSIPITGGNVSFYNETEGRAIYPTPVIGVVGLLEKAEAHATAWFRPTGSHAGRSIIVLGGVTTTDESFAVSFGSSQYAQTILGELWGLPPYVEMAYEQRVQACCRHLIAEGLVESAHDLSDGGLAVALAECALSSGVGASVKLNQADDARRLLFGEDASRILLSATKESRARIDHIVSQYNIRADEIGVTGGEALVVSQQGHKLFSVSLESLRSAYEDIFPATIEEVRV, from the coding sequence TTGTCGACCATCACGCCAGAGTTGATTGAGCAGCATCAGATCACGCCGGAGGAGTATTCCCGCGTCCTGACCTTGCTGGGCCGTGAGCCTTCGCTCACCGAGCTGGGCATCTTCAGCGTGATGTGGAGCGAGCATTGCAGCTACAAGAGCTCGCGCATGCATCTGAAGCGGCTGCCCACGCGCGGCGCTCGCGTGCTGCAAGGCCCTGGGGAGAACGCCGGCGTGGTGGACCTCGGCCACGGCTTGGCCTGCGTCTTTAAGGTGGAGTCGCACAACCACCCCAGCTTCGTCGAGCCATTTCAGGGCGCGGCCACTGGCGTGGGGGGCATTCTACGCGACATCTTCACCATGGGCGCGCGACCCGTGGCCATCATGGACTCGCTGCGTTTTGGTCCCATCGTCGAAGACCGCACGCTTTCCTTGCCAGGTGGCGTACCCGTGAAGATCACCCAGAACCGCCGCATCCTGCGCGGCGTTGTGGGCGGCGTCGGACATTATGGCAATTGCTTTGGCGTGCCCAACGTGGGCGGCGAAACGGTCTTCGAAGCCTGCTATCAGGACAACCCGCTGGTGAACGCCTTCGCGCTGGGTCTGGCCCGCAAGGACGAACTCTTCTTCGCCAAGGCGGAGGGCGTGGGCAATCCCGTAATCTACGTCGGCGCCAAGACGGGTCGCGACGGCATTCACGGTGCCTCGCTGCTGGCATCGGCGCAGTTCTCCGGCGCGGACGGCCAGCAGAAGCGCCCCAACGTGCAAGTGGGCGATCCGTTCCTGGAGAAGCTTCTGCTGGAAGCCTGCCTCGAAGCCATGCACTCCGGGCGCGTGCTGGGCATTCAGGACATGGGCGCGGCGGGACTGACCTGCTCGACGTGCGAGATGGGCGGACGCGGCGGCGTGGGCGTCGAGATTGAAATGGACCTTGTGCCGCAGCGCGAGACCGGCATGACCGCTTACGAGATTATGCTCAGCGAATCGCAGGAACGCATGCTCCTGGTTGCCGAGCGTGGGCATGAGCAGGAAGTCATCGGCATCTTCAAGAAGTGGGGACTCGATGCCGTGGAGATCGGCACGGTGATTCCCGAGCCGGTGATGCGCGTCAAAGAGGGCGGCAAGGTGGTGGCCGAAATTCCCAACACCGCGCTTACCGACGAAGCTCCCGTGTACGACCGGCCCTGGGCGCCGCGGTCGCGCCTGGAGCCGCTCGATCCGCCCGCCGCGGTAAAGGCGCAATTCGATCATGCGCGCAGCGGAGAGGATCTGGCCCTGGACCTGGTGCGTCTGCTCGCCGCACCGAATATCTCCTCGAAGCGCTGGATCACCGAGCAGTACGACAGCATGGTGCGCACCAACACCATTACCGGTCCCGGCGGAGATGCGGGAGTGATCCGCATCAAGGAGACGGGCCAGGGGCTGGCCATGGCTCTTGACGGCAATGGCCGCTACTGTTATCTCGATCCCAGGCGCGGCGCGCGGCTGGCCGTGGCCGAGGCGTCGCGCAACGTCAGCGCCACCGGGGCCGAGCCCATTGGCGGAACCAACTGCCTCAACTTCGGCAATCCGGAGAAGCCCTCGATCCTGTGGCAGTTCAGCGAAGTCATCGACGGCATCACCGAGGCCTGTGAGGCGCTGTCAATTCCCATCACCGGAGGCAACGTCAGTTTCTATAACGAGACGGAAGGCCGCGCTATCTATCCCACTCCCGTGATCGGCGTGGTCGGCTTGCTGGAGAAGGCTGAGGCTCATGCCACGGCGTGGTTCCGCCCCACGGGCAGTCACGCCGGTCGCAGTATTATCGTGCTGGGCGGCGTAACCACCACAGATGAGAGTTTCGCGGTGAGCTTCGGCTCGTCGCAATATGCGCAAACGATCTTAGGAGAGTTGTGGGGCTTGCCGCCGTATGTGGAGATGGCTTATGAGCAGCGCGTGCAGGCCTGCTGCCGCCATCTGATTGCGGAAGGCCTGGTCGAATCCGCGCATGATCTGAGCGATGGCGGCCTGGCCGTGGCGCTGGCCGAGTGCGCGTTGTCGAGCGGCGTCGGCGCGAGCGTCAAGCTCAATCAAGCAGATGATGCCCGCCGATTATTGTTTGGCGAGGACGCCTCGCGCATATTGCTTTCGGCGACGAAGGAGTCGCGCGCGCGGATCGACCACATCGTTTCGCAATATAATATCCGCGCCGATGAGATCGGCGTTACGGGCGGCGAGGCGCTGGTCGTCTCGCAACAAGGCCATAAACTATTCAGCGTTTCTCTGGAATCGCTGCGGTCGGCCTACGAAGACATTTTCCCGGCTACGATTGAAGAGGTTCGCGTCTAG
- a CDS encoding NUDIX domain-containing protein produces MSAREYPERPLVGVGAAIVDGVGNSARVLLARRGRAPSLGEWSIPGGLVKVGETLEQALIREVREETGLRVRVIKMIEVLDRIIYQDEDGAPILVGDAMQRMQMKQMMQRTGEELAGSPSSAEPHTAADPRRVQYHYVIIDYVCRLEEDSLPAHAQASSDAAELRWALREELSQYWLHPALLRVLGKSLD; encoded by the coding sequence ATGAGCGCACGCGAGTATCCGGAACGGCCGCTGGTGGGCGTCGGCGCAGCCATAGTTGACGGCGTGGGCAACTCGGCGCGGGTGCTGCTGGCGCGCCGCGGTCGCGCGCCGTCGCTGGGCGAATGGTCCATTCCGGGCGGACTGGTGAAAGTCGGCGAGACGCTCGAGCAAGCCCTCATCCGCGAAGTGCGCGAAGAGACGGGCCTGCGCGTGCGGGTCATCAAGATGATCGAAGTCCTGGATCGCATTATCTATCAAGACGAGGACGGCGCGCCCATTTTGGTTGGAGATGCGATGCAGAGGATGCAAATGAAGCAGATGATGCAGAGGACCGGAGAAGAGCTTGCCGGTTCGCCTTCGTCCGCTGAGCCGCATACCGCAGCCGATCCGCGCCGCGTGCAGTATCACTACGTCATCATCGACTACGTTTGCCGCCTCGAAGAAGATTCGCTGCCAGCGCATGCCCAGGCCTCCTCGGACGCCGCCGAACTTCGCTGGGCATTACGTGAAGAGCTAAGCCAGTACTGGCTGCACCCCGCGCTGCTGCGTGTGCTTGGGAAGAGCTTAGATTGA